From Malus sylvestris chromosome 1, drMalSylv7.2, whole genome shotgun sequence:
gAATAAGATATCAGATCACTGTTTAGGTACCTAGTTGGCAGGGtatttacaaaattaaaataatgaataaatctaATATTTAGGTACATAGTCGGCATCATCAGACTTGAGAAAGACAATAATAGTGTTTTGATTTATAATTCCTGTAGATCCGGTATCTCTTATTACCGGTCAAGTTGAAGCtgccaatttatttatttatatgcacaATGATTTAACCATACGTCAACGACTATGTAGTATGAAAGAAGGTagccagctttttttttttttttcaaatttcattggtagtaataataatactaaGTACCATTATAatgataaataataatataaataaatgaataagaCGATAACTACAGAATTTTCACACGAGGGTATAGGAGGAGGACAACTAGTATAAAAGTGCAGTAGCAACATCACTTTCTGCAACTCAAAGGAGAAGGGTAAGCTTCCATATTTCTCTCCCAGTGAATTAATCAATAGGGTTTCCTTAATTAAGTTCCATTCCTCAAGTTTCATGGTTAACATTCGGCTGCAActtcttgtttctttttttattacatAAATTGTAAATTGATACCTGACGGTGATTCTCTTGCTCTCCAGGATTATCTTGTCACTAGATTTGATTAAACAGGGGAACTAGCTGAGCTGCATTAATATGGACGTATCATCAGCCAAATGGTTTTCTGAATTGGTAATTTTCTGACTTCTAAGTTCTGAGAATACATATGGTGTAATAACAAAATACAGTTTAATTATTAGCAATCAAATATTGTAGCTTTTGTTATCTGCGAAGtatttatataaatttattgtaatatttttttgttccaaTTTGCAGGGAATGGACTACAGTTTCATTCCTCAATGTCACTTGAACAGTCTAGATGACGGGTTTAATGCACATGATATTGGCACTGCCCTTGGGGAGAATTTCAAACAATCTTTCTCTTCCGAGAGCTATTCCTCTTACTCAACTTTGACAACCAAAAACACCCCCACCACGACGACCATTGCATCAAGTGGTGGTTCATCCATTAATGAGACTTCTCATGGCACCAGCTTTGAGAGGCCAGCCAAACTGCTCAAGACTAGCAGCTGGAACTCTATCATCACAGAAAATGTTTCACCAAAACCTTGCTCTTCCTCCTCCCAGATTCTTTCTTTTGAGAACTTGAACTCGCCACTGCCTTCCAAGCCTCAAAAGTTTTGTAATAAATTTGAGCCTGCGTTGAAGCCAAAGGATGAGGTACCTTCCCAAATTAATATGCGGTTTTCACATGCTCAAGACTATGAAGCAAAAGGCAGTAGCCAGGGCACTAAGAGGCCTTGCCCAACAAGTAGAACACCTTCACATGCTCAAGACCACATAATGGCTGAAAGAAAGCGGAGAGAAAAGCTCAGCCAGCGGTTCATAGCTCTTTCTGCGATCGTCCCTGGCCTAAAGAAGGTACTGTATTTTTCTTGACAAAGATGATCAAAACCCCAATTCTTATACAAATTAGTACATGGTTTATTTAACACTTTGACGACaaagcatataaatatatatgtctGGTAAACATTAGCCATTAGCCCGTTATCTTATAATGTCAACGAATCATAGAATGGactctaattatataaattatgtatGTTTATTAACACTGTAATATTTCAATTTCTTGGGTATAGATGGACAAAGCTTCTGTTCTTGGAGATGCTATAAAGCATGTGAAGGAGCTTCAAGAAAGGGTGAAAGTGCTTGAGGAACGATCCAAGAAAAGAACTGTGGAATCCGTGGTATTTGTGAAAAAGTCTCAACTCTCCGCTGATGATGACACCTCTTCATGTGATGAAAACTTTGATGGTTGCGGCCCCGACGAAGCTGCACTCCCAGAAATTGAAGCAAGAGTTTCAGAAAAGGATGTATTGATTCGAATCCACTGCGAGAAACAGAAAGGAGTTGTGGTGAAAATACTAAGCGAAATTGAAAAGCTTCAATTATCTGTGGTTAATAGCAGCGTCTTGCCATTTGGGGCCTCCACTCTagacataaccattatgtctcAGGTATAACTTGTCGCTTGTAACATCATCGAGTTATTAATGCTCTTTTGCTAGACTTTTATGTAGCTAGATTGTAAATCTCAATGATTGGTCATGttgatattttgtttttgtgcgACACATATTTACAGTAGCATCACAAACATATGTCAGAGTCTGACAAGAGATGTTATCCAAACAAAATGCGTATGTCCTTTTTATAATTGATTAAATAAAAGTTTGCATCTCACCTGCAGATGGATGATGGATTCAATATGACAGTGAAGGATCTAGCAAGAAAGTTGCGAGGGGCTCTGTTGACGTTCATGTGAGATGCCATATGGGGCAGATATTCTAAGGATTCTGTTTCTGCAACCTGTACATTATCCGAATTACCTAAAAGTTATCTTTTCCCAACCCTTTGCTACTAGCTACTTTTTTCCATTCCTGTGATGTGAGTCTCCCTTATTTTCTGACATCCCCCATTTGGGTCTTTATTTTGCCATGAGGGTTCTTGCTATATGTATTTTCTGGAGGGTTTTTTAGTTCCTATTTTTGCGTGGTTGACTGGTTGCTGCCACGTTGAGTTTACCCGCCTGCTGTGACAAATAAGGAACCCCATGGCCTGGTTTTTAATATAGTTTTTTAAGAGGTTAGAGTTTCATTTTTGAATGAAATATCTTTCTTCTATGTTTTTGGGCTTAGCAAAGGAAGCTCAAACTTGGTCTATTTTCTTGTATTCGGAGAAACAAACTTGGTCTATGTTTGAGGCTTGACTGTAATCAGTCATCCTTGTTATGCACTATAACTACTTGTTTCATCTTCGTATCTTTTTACCACTATTTAGTTTATTTTACTCTTTTATCTCTGAGATCTACTAATAAAATTTAACATTATctcattaaattattaaatagaGAAAGACTTGGCTCCTCGAGAATTTAGGAGGAATTCCTCCTTAAATTATCTCCAGGTCTATTCACAATATTTCGTGTTTATGATCGAaaccatttatattataaattactatgtaaagatcatctcaacaaaaaatcaattagaACTAAGATTATTTAGTCATCAAACTTTACAAAAACATATGGACGGATTCGATAAAGGCATTATGAACCGTCTATctatttgctacaattgagtgATTAAAcaatcttagttttaattgtatCTTTACAGAGACGATTTTTATAGACTGATTTATAAATGAATGGTTTAGATCATATTCACAAAGTTCTATGAATAGACCACGAAGTATTTTGATGAGGAACTCCTCTTTAATTTAAGGAGTCAAGCTCTTccatattaaatattaaatggTGAAGCAATAAAGGTAAAATGTAAATAAACTTCAAATAGTTCACAATATTTTTTTCAGAAATAAAAGCACATTCCTCTCTCCTATTAGAGGTGTAAACCATGTGGACTCGAAGCAAAACCTACATATTAACTCATCATTTACAATTGAGACACAAATTCAAATCCACTGAGTTGACTATATATGAGCTCATCACTACTCGTTAATGTGGATGTAAATTTCCACTAAAGATAGACTGACAAAAATTCCACCTGAGAAACAATATCGCTAGACTAATTGACAAACActcgagaaaaaagaaaatggtgCTCGCCCAAGGGTCTCAAATGCATAAGTtagaaaaaatttaaagaaactGAACGTGAGAGAGTTATGAGTGGTAAATGGCAATTACCGATCTCTTTGTTTGTTGACTATTTGTGGGAGAGACTCATCATAGGTAGTCGGCTAGCAGTGCCTTAGTTTTCTGCTAGTATGGTGTATACCTCACTGAAGAAACTACTGGGGCAGCTTTATGGTGGTAGGACAGAGGACACCCAAGGGAGACTTTGAAGAGTCGACTTCTGCCTCCTTGAGCTCAGTGAAAGACACGGTTGCAACAGTAGGGATATCATGGGCCTAGCAAGGAGACCTTGATATGTACTTAAAGCTGAAGGCCCAAAACCTATAGGGTAGGCATATGCTTAGCCAACTAGGATTTTGTGTGCTATCTGCTCATGAGTTTAAGGGTAAATCTGTCACATTGAGCTAATAGTCCACGTGACATTCTCCTTGAATGTGGCTAATTTATGTCTCAAGAGTTATGATTTTAGACACACTTCCTAAATTAATCCATCCTTTATGATTGAGGCACACCAATCGGGGTTTATTGAGTTGAATATACACGACCTCAGTCATAACTTGTTATGATTTAAGACCAGtgttctaatatatatatatatatatatatatatatatatatatttgttacttCAAATACAATATCTAAAAGTATTAGATGTTTTCTTTAGTAATTTAGTGAACTTGATGAAATGAGATGAAAATTCAAGTGGTTAAGATTCTGTAGCActttacaaaatatttttcatAGGTCATATTAATTTATAGTGAATTTTATGAGCAATAACGACATGAAACACGTGGTGTAAAAAAGTATTGTCTAAGTGTACACATGGAAGGCAGCTGGCCCTTTTGTTAAATAGAATGCTAAGTGGCGGAGCCTCATTGGCCAatggtcaaaacaaagaaaaaggagaaaagggtGAGAGTTTGTCAAGTTGGAATTGgagttaggggtgggcacttggaacatAAAACTGAAACACAAACCAAATAGGACCACGcgaaacggtttggttttgcgatATTCAAACGGTAATCATACTCCGGTTTTCACATAATTTTCAACCACGCCCAGACCGCCTAGGTTAGTTAGGCACCTGCTTATGCTTCCTAGGCACCCGCCTTATCTATTCCTTGATTTTTCTCCCGACTTAACTAGGCATCCCGGCAGCTGGTCCTAGCCTAACTCCTAGGCGGCCACCTAGATTTTTAGAATACTGTTTTGGACACACTCATGTTAGACTCCACCCAAACCCAACACCAACCTATTTTacaatttcttccaattattgGGTTCTATTAAGTTGAATATATACGAGCTCAATCACAACACCTTGTAATCTCAGACACACTCAGGTTGTAATCCACCCAAACTTGCACCAACCTGTTGGTTGACCCATAATTGTGGTTTGGCTCAATTTCccacccccttagtgtaaatatattattgttttaAAATAATAGTAGTAATGGTAACACgttaaataaatttgaaaataaagacTTTGAGTTGCAAGTGGTTGATTTCCTTGGTGGTTAGGACCTTCCTCTTTAGCATACAATATCACTtgtaataaaaaacaaagaCTTGGAGCTATGAACCAGTTTAGACTTTGGCAAGAGAAAGGAAGCAAAATAAAGGTCCAAAAGTGGGAAAGGTTGTGAGAATGTGAGAACAAAGTCCCACATCGATGAGGGATCAAACCAAGCAAGGGCTTATAAGGTGTTCGGCTACTCCACATATTTCCAAATGGTACCTTAGAGCAAGTTGGCCCACGTGTGATGCCTAACAACCTTATGTATGATGCTTAACGGCCTCACGTGTGATGCCTAACGGCCTCATATGCTCCATGTCTAGTGATTTGTGTTGTCCATAAGTTAGGATTGAAAATTTGCCACACGTGgaggggtgtgtgagaatgTGAGGAAAAAGTCCACAACAGTGAGGAGCAAACCATGCAATCTCTTATAAGCATTTAGGTTACCTCCaattgtcaattagttttaaggTTGAACCTCAATTTGTTTGAAGATTTAGGCTAAGGAATGAAGAGTCACTACTACCACCACCTCTTTATTAAGGCCATCACCACCTTACAAAGATCATATAGAAATTATGTATCCTACCACCACCTTACCAAGGTCATCACCACTACTACAACCATCACCACCGCCGCCACCGCTTACACTGTTACCCACCCCACCCTCATCATTTCCACAACCATCGGTAGCATAGCATCACCTCCACATAACCCAGCCCCACCATAATTACTGCCATCACCTTCCCAGATCTACCATCATTTCCATTACCTCTATCTGCCTCCCCTCTATTGCCGCCGCTACCACCCCTATTTAATCTACAATTTTTACTTAAATATCTAGATAATAATGATTATAAGATCTTTGATGAAATGCCTTTCAAAAATACCAAAgttaaggctaagaaggaatgttgtaaagccttatacaaggatagaaccgatgaaaatggtgagaGGTATAAGGTAGCGAAAAATGAGCCACAGAAAGTCGTTGGAGAAGTGAAGATATTGACTTTTGACGACATGTATAAGTGATTAGATACCACAGAATGACTATTGGATATCCAAGGGAATGGAAGACAAGAGACTTGAACCAAgtaaggtgcatcaaggatgagaatGGAAATGTTCTAGCTACGAGAACGTGGTTAAAGATAGATTGAGAGCttttttcataatcttttcaatgaaggacacaAAACAAGTACTTCTTTAGGTGAGTGGAGTAACTCGGAAGAGTGTAGAAATTATTCCTTCTACCGCCGAATAAGGAAAGAGGAAGTGGTTTTAGCTTTGAAaaaatgaagcatagaaaagcaataggtcCTGAGGATATGccgattgaagtgtggaaggTCTTGGGAAAGATGGGTATAGCATGTCTCATAAATCTTTTCAATACGAtattgaaaacgaagaagatgccaaatgagtggtgaAAAAGCACTccggtgcctatctacaagaataacagcgtaataaaaaattgcatgaactataggggtattaaattaatgagtcatacaatgaatcTTTGGGAGAGAATAATTGAGTATAGACTAAGGCAAGATACGCGGATCATAGACAATCAATTCGGGTTTATGTCAGGGCGCTCGACTATAGagacaatctatctcttacaaaGACCAATTGGATGATACAAAGATATGCATAATAATTTGCACATGGTTTTTATGTATTTGGAAAAAAATGTATGATAAGAGAAATTTTTTGAGGATTCTAAAGAAGAAAGGAGTAGGTATAAGTAGCATATACCCAAGTAATAAATGATATGTATAATGGAGTAAGGACTGCAGTAAGAATTCATGAAGGACACTAAAAGCTTTACCATAACCATAGTGTTACACCAAGGCAGCTTTAAGTCCTTG
This genomic window contains:
- the LOC126586837 gene encoding transcription factor bHLH18-like is translated as MDVSSAKWFSELGMDYSFIPQCHLNSLDDGFNAHDIGTALGENFKQSFSSESYSSYSTLTTKNTPTTTTIASSGGSSINETSHGTSFERPAKLLKTSSWNSIITENVSPKPCSSSSQILSFENLNSPLPSKPQKFCNKFEPALKPKDEVPSQINMRFSHAQDYEAKGSSQGTKRPCPTSRTPSHAQDHIMAERKRREKLSQRFIALSAIVPGLKKMDKASVLGDAIKHVKELQERVKVLEERSKKRTVESVVFVKKSQLSADDDTSSCDENFDGCGPDEAALPEIEARVSEKDVLIRIHCEKQKGVVVKILSEIEKLQLSVVNSSVLPFGASTLDITIMSQMDDGFNMTVKDLARKLRGALLTFM